CCACCTTCAACTGGAGGATGGCCGTCACGTCGTAGCCGAGGGCGTCGTAGTTGACACGCGGCGTGTACCCTTCGATGACGCCCTCGTCCTCCAGGTCACGGAGGTGATTCGAGACGGTGGTGACGGACACGTCGAGTTCTTCGGCCAGGCTTCGAAGGCTCGCTCGACCGTCGCCGAGGAGTGCGTTAATCAGCTTGGCGTCGAGATTTTCGTACGTCATGGTAGTCACACACGGTTCGGGGGGTATAGAAGTTTACGAATATCCAATTCCGTTGCGAGCGTCGAGTAAATTGCACTCAACAAAAAGGGCTTAATACTAGGAGTATAGATTAACCCTGTCCAGAACATGACGGACGAAAATATGGCGACTGACGGCGGTCTGACGGAGACAGAACAGGAAGTAATCGACGAAATCGAGGAAGAAAACGTCGACTTCCTCCGGATGCAGTTCACCGACATTCTCGGGACGGTCAAGAACGTCTCGGTGCCGGCGTCGCAGGCGGAGAAGGCGTTCACCGAGGGCATCTACTTCGACGGTTCCTCCATCGACGGCTTCGTCCGCATTCAGGAGTCCGACATGCGTCTCGACCCCGACCCCGAGACGTTCGCTGTTCTGCCGTGGCGCGACGACGACGAGGGCGCGACCGCTCGGCTCATCTGTGACGTGATCGACACGTCCACCGGCGAGCCGTTCTCGGGCGACCCGCGTGGTGTCCTCAAAAGCGCCATCGAGCGCGCCAACGATATGGGCTATCAGGTCAACATGGCCCCCGAACCGGAGTTCTTCCTGTTCGAGGAAGACGAGGACGGTCGCGCGACGACCGTCACGAACGACGTTGGCGGCTACTTCGACCTCGCACCGAAAGACCTCGCGTCCGACGTGCGCCGTGACATCATCTACGGCCTGGAGAGCATGGGCTTCGACATCGAGGCCAGCCACCACGAGGTCGCCGAGGGTCAGCACGAGATTAACTTCACGTACGACGACGCGCTGACGACGGCCGACAACGTCGCCACCTTCCGTGCGGTCGTTCGCGCCATCGCGGCGGAACACGACCTGCACGCGACGTTCATGCCCAAGCCCATCGCGCGAATCAACGGCTCGGGGATGCACACCCACATGTCGCTGTTCACCGAGGACGGCGAGAACGCGTTCCACGACGAGGACGACGAGTTCAACCTCAGCGACACGGCCAAGAGCTACCTCGCCGGTGTCCTCGAACACGCCCCGGCCATCACGGCCATCGCCAACCCGACCGTCAACAGCTACAAGCGCCTGGTGCCGGGCTACGAGGCTCCCGTCTACGTCGCCTGGTCCGACCGCAACCGCTCGGCGCTCGTCCGCAAGCCCGCGGCCCGCGTGCCCGCCGCGTCGCGCATCGAACTGCGTTCGCCGGACCCGTCGTGTAACCCTTACCTCGCCTTCGCGGCCATGATTCACGCCGGTCTCGACGGCATCGAGAACGACCTCGACTGCCCCGACCCGGTCCGCGAGAACATCTACGAGTTCGACGCCGAGAAGCGCGACGAGTACGGCATCACGACGCTCCCGTCCAACCTCGGCGAGGCCGTCGAGGCCTTCGAGGACGACGAGCGTATCAAAAGCGCCATGGGCGAACACGTCTCCGAGAAGTTCATCGAGGCCAAGTCCCAGGAGTTCGGCGAGTACATCGTCGAAGTCTCCGACTGGGAACTCGACCGCTACCTCGAGAAGTTCTAACGCCCCGTCTCCGACCTTTTTTCGCGACGCGACTCAGGCCGCCGAGCGTTCGCTCCAGAGCGGTAGCCCCGGCAACGCGAGAATCAGCGCGACGACGCCCCCTGCCAGCGCCGCCGCCACGGGGAGCGAGACGCCCCCCTCGACGACGGTCCCAGCCGTAATCGCGACGACGGGGAGGAAGGCCAGCGAGGCGACGAGTCGTCGTGTCGACCCGGTCGCTTCGAGGGCGCGGTCACCGGCGAGTCGCCAGCCGAGCCACCCACCCGCCGCGGCGGCGACGGCGATGACCGTATCCAGCACCACGTCGATGCTCAGCGCCACCAGTCCGACGCCGACTGCGAGCGCGAACGTCCGCTGGACCGCGACGGATGTCACGCGGTCCGGGGTCCAGCCGGGACCGACGCGGGTGGCGACGGCGAGGTACGCGACGCCGACGCCGACGCCGACGAATACGTCTACGAGGTAGTGGACGCCGATGACGACTCGCGACGCGGCGACGAGTGCGATGACCCCTGCAGCGCCCCAGTAGTGTCGCGACCTGATTCGACGCGGCGAGAGCAGGCCGACGAGGCCGCCGTAGACGACTGTCGCGCCGATGGCGTGGCCGCTCGGGAAGCCGTAGCCGTCGGTGCCTGCGCCCGGCGGCCGGGGGAGCGTGAAGGCGTGTTTGAGCGCGAGCGTCAGCGCGAAGCCGCCGAGTGCGATGGCGATGGCGGCGGCCATGCGCGGCGTCCCGATGTCGAGGTGGTCCGCCAGCAGGTAGCCGGCGGTGACGAGTACCAACAGTCCAACGGGGTCGCCGAGGTAGGTGAGCGCGCCGAACAGGTCGACGAGCGCGTCCGGCGCCGTCTCGACGACGCTCGTTTCGCCGATGCCGCGGTCGGCGGCCGCGGCGACGACGTGTCTCATGCGCGAGACATACGCGCCGAGGAGTAAATACTCCGCGTTCCGTTAGCGACGGAAGCGGCGGACGAGCCGGACGGGCGACCCGAGCGCCGAGAGCCCCAGTCCGAACAGGACGAAGAGGACGTACAGCCCGAGCGTCGAGAGGAAGATGATTATCATGGCGACGACGGCGAGCAGGTCGCTGTTGAGGAGGTAAAAGGCTCCCAGCGTCATGGCCGTCCCGTAGAGGAGCACGAGATAGGGGCCCCAACCCCGAGCGTGGCCGCGGCGCATCCGGTTGCGAACGTACGCCTTCAGCTCCGCTTCGAGGTCGGAGCGGTCGACCGTCCGCGCGTCGACGTCGCTCTCGAACTCGTCGAGGTCGGCGCGGACCTCGTCCAGCCGGTCTTCGAGGTCCTCGATGTCCGGGGCGGGGGAGGGCTCTGCGTCGTCTCGCGTGTCGTCGCCGGTCATTGCCGTCGTCTGCTGGTCTCGGTCTGGCGAGTGTTGTACCTGCCGATTCCGAGCCACCGTCGCCTCCGCGAGGACGGCGTTGAGCGTCGCGCCGACGAGCATGACCAGCCCCGCGAGATAGAACCACGTCACGAGCAGAAGGATGGCGCCGAGGACGCCGTAGAGCGCGAACCGCCCGCTCGTCGTCGCGACGGCCGCGTAGAGGGCGAACCCCGTCCCGAGGCCCGTCCACCCGACAGCACAGAAAATCGCGCCCGGAAGCGCCTTCCTGAGTGACAGCGCGGTCGACGGCGTCAGGTAGTACACCGGCAGCAGGGCGACGACGAGGACACAGAACAGGAGCAGGGGCACGAGCGCCGCGACTGGCGTCCGAAACAGGGTGAGGGCGCCGACGAGTGCGATGCCGCCGAGCGCGCCCGCGCCGACGGCGCCGAGGACGGTCACGCCGATTCGGAGGCTCCCGAGGAGCCCCCGGGACTCGGAGCCGTAGACGCGCGCGAACGCAGTATCGATGCCGCGGAAGAGCTTGAGCGAACTCCAGAGTAGGAGCGCGACGCCGACGACCGTCAGGCCACCCCGGCCGGTCGTGTTCGAGAGGGCCTCACCGACGACCCCCTGTCCCACCGGCAGGAGATACTGCCCGGCGAGGTCCAGCACCGCGGCCCGGAGTTCGGCGCCGCCGACCGCGGTGGCGACGACAGTCGTCAGGACGAGTAGCGGGAGCAGGGAGACGAACGCATAGTACGCGATACTGGCAGCCAATAGTGTGACGTCGCGTGCCTGCACCTCGCGGACGACGCGGCGGGCGAGCGCGAGTCGTGATCGAGCGGACACGTCGAGTCGGTTGGGTCGGCGCCGACAAAAGCCCCCGCTACGGAGCGACGCCGACCGTCAGGAGCGTCCCCCACGTCCGGTAGCGGTCGACCATCGCTTCGCGGGACTCCCAGTCCTCGGTCGGGAAGGCATCGGCGGGCGGAATGTCGATTTCGCGGTCCGGAATCGTGTCCTGTTCGGCCACGTGAAAGCCTGCCTCGCGGAAGGACTCGCGGTACTGCTGGCGGTCCCACAGTTGCATCTCGACGCCCACCGTGTCCTGCCACTCGTGGGTGTGGACGCTCTCCTCGAAGAAGTTTACCGCACAGAAGAAGGTCCCACCCGGGCGGAGCACGCGCCGGAGCTCCGACAACACCGCTGCGGGGTCCTGCGCGTAGTAGAACGCCTCCATCGACCACGCGTGGTCGATGCTGTCCGCCGCGAAGGGAAGGTGTTCGAAGTCGCCGGCGAGGAACTCCAGCGTCGGGTCGTCGGTGTAACTGCGGGCGTTGTCTACCATCGCCGTCGACGCGTCGAGGCCGACGCTCCGTCCTACGTCACGCGTCTCGCGGAGGGCGCGGAGCGCGTAGCCCGACCCGGTGCCCAAATCGAGCACCGTCTCGCCGGCTTCGACGGGCATCCGCGCGAGCGCTTCCTTGGCGGTGTGCCAGTGGCGCTCCTCCATTCCCTTGTCTTTCCCCGCCGCGGCCCACCTGTCGAACTCGGCTTGGACGCTCATGCCTGTCCACGACGGGCCCCGGTCACAAATCGCTACTTATCTGAGGCCGTTGACGACGTTGATTATCCCCCACGTCGCCTGCTTGACCGGATTTCCGTCTTCGCCGTTGATGACGATGCCGCGGACGATGCGCGGACCCTGCTTCTGGACGACGCGCCCGTCGTTGACGGCCTTGACGAACCGAGGCACCGGGTTGTCGGCGCTGACTAGACCCTCTGCCGTGTCACGCGTCATCTCCATCTTCAGGTCGGCGTCGTCACGGCCCGACTGCCGGAGGTCGGTGAGCGTGCCGTCGGGGCGCATGTAGAAGGAGAAGACCACGTCCGTCCCGACGAAGTAGACGTTGACGACGTTGCCGCTGATTTGGTTGAACACCTGTCGTTCGCCGAAGCTCATGTTGGCCTCGGTGACGTTCCCGTTGTATCGGGGCTGCATGTCCTGTAAGTCGGTGAAGAGCTCGTCCGACCACGCCGGCTGTTCGGATTGCGCGGTCACGGGTGCCGCGCCAGCCGCGAACGAGAGCGTCACGAGAAGCGCCACCGCGACGCGGCCGAGTGTCGATGTCATACCACTCCGTTGGCGCCCTGCGTATTTGGGGTTTTGGGCGGCTCGCGGCCTCTCGAACGGATTTACAGCGATCGCCCTTCGACGTCGGGGTCGATGCCCGCCGCGTCGAGGTCGATTCGCACTCGCTCGCGGAGTGGGTCGGGGACCGTGTCCCGCCCCACCGGCACCGCCGTCTCGCCGTCGCCTTTCACCTTCCAGTAGAGCACGCAGTCGCTCGGCTCGTAGTATTCGACGGCGTAGCGGTCGCCCTCGCCCTTGTAGTGGACGCGGGCCGCGAATCCCTCGACGTGCCAGCCCTCCTGGTCGGCCAACGCGTCGAGCCCCGTCATCGATCGATGTCGACCCGGTCGCCGACTTCGACGCCCGTCTCGTTGGTGTATCCGTACGGCACTTCGAGGACGTACTTCGAGCGCCCCGAATACTGGGTCAGGTCGTCGTCGTCGGATTCCAGCGGCGCGTGATGAATCGTCGTGATAGTGCCGTTCTCGGCGATAAAGACCATGTCGAGCGGGAAGTCCATGTTCCGCATCACGTAGGCGTGATTCCCCTCCTGCCCGTGGACGAACAGCATCCCCTGGCCCGGTTCGAGGGCTTCCGTCTCGCTCAGGCCGGTGTAGCGTTTGCCGAAGTCGTCCGCCACCCACGCCTCCACCGTCGCCACCTGCGTCCCGTTCTCGGCGCTGATGGTGACTGTCGCAGTGTCGTAGTCGCTGCCGGGCGTGGCGACCGGTTCGGGCGTCGCGGTGGGGGTCGCCGTCGTCGTCGCGTCGGCGGTCACGGGCGCCTGCGTGTCGGTCGCGGTGGGCGTCGACCCGACACCGGCACAGCCAGCGAGGCCGACGACGAGACAGCAGACGAGGGCGAGTCGAGTCGTGCGGCGCATACTGCACGAATCGGACGCGCGACGGTAAGGGTTTCGCGGCGAGAGACAGAAACCGTTATTCGGCCCCGGGACCGACGGTGCGACGAGGGCTCGTGGTCTAGTTGGTTATGACGCGGCCTTTACAAGGCCGAGACCGGTGGTTCGAATCCGCCCGAGCCCACTACAACCCGTGAGCGACAGCGAACGGGTTGTCGTCCCGAGGGCGGTTCGAATCAGGGAACGAAGCGAGCGTGAGCGAGCGGAGTGACCGTGGTTCGAATCCGCCCGAGCCCACTCGGATTTTGTGACGTGAGAGCGATTCGAAGTAGACGACGAGAGAGCATCGCGACCGAAGTCGGCGTGGTTCGAATCCGCCCGAGCCCCCTACGCCGCCGTCGCCGTCGCGTTCATCTCTTCGGCGTCTTCCGGCACGTCGACGGAGAAGGTCACGCGCTTTCGCTCGTCGGCGTCGAACTCGACGGTCTGTGTCTCGTCGAGGAGCACCGTCCCCTCGCTGTCGAGGAGCTCGAGCGTCACGTCCACGTCGCCGGCGCCGCCGTCGTTCTGGACGACGACGTAGATGTCGGTGTCACCGAACAGGGAGTCGATGCCGCCGTCGACTTCGGTGTCGACGACGGTCGGATCCGGGGAGTTGAGGGCGCTACAGCCGGCCAGTCCGGTCACGAAGGCGAGTCCGAGACCACCGATGACGTCACGTCTGGAGGACATACACTCTCTCTGGACGAGTACGACTAAGGGTTTTCCGGCTACACCAGCCGAACCAGCGAGCTCTCCACTTCGCCGCCGACGGCGACGATTCGACCCTCGCGTCGGAACTCCTCGATGGGCTGGCCGGCGTGTCGCGTCTCGATTTTGTCCTCGACGGCGGCCCGGTCGATAGTCGCGTCCGGCGGGAGGACGTACACCCGTTCGGTCCACGTCGTGTCGCCCTCGATATCGAGGCGCCGCCCCGTCGCGACGGCGTTACTGAGCGGATACGTGTCCTCTGCGGGTTCGAGTTCGTACCCCGTCGCGTAGTCCGCCGTCCCGAAGTAGTCGACCAGTGCGGCGAGCCCCGAATCATCGGCCGTGTGGACTTCGCCCGCCGCCTGCTGGTCGAGCGCCGTCGCGAGTGGGTCGGTCGTGGCGTCGGGGGCGCCGATAGTGAGGAAGACGTCTGGATGGAGGCCGACGACGCGCCGCACGCCGTCCTCGGTCCGCGTGAATCGCTGCACGTCGTCGACGAAGCCGGTGGCGGTAAAGCCCGCCTCGGCGAGCGCACTCCGAAGGGCGTCGGGGTCGAACGACCCGCCAGCGACGCGATAGGACTCGTCGGGGTCGCCGGCGTGGTTCACCGTGAGGACGGCGTCGAGGGCGTCGACGGGGATGGGGACCCCGAAGTACGCCTCGCTTCGCTGGCGCCAGTAGGTGTCCAGCGATTCGGCGAACGACGGCGTGGCGTCGCGCCGGACCGCGGCCAGCGAGAGGTGCGTGAACTCGTAGGTGTGCGGCGTCACGGGCGTCGGCGCGACGAGCCACGAGCGATAGGGGTCGAGAGTTCGCGACGTCGGTTGGGGCGTCGACGTGGTGGTGGCCGTCGCAGTCGCGGTGGCCGGCGGCGTCTCGCTCCGCTCGCCCGTCGATGTCGTCTCGGTCGCCGAATCCGCACAGCCGGCGAGGCCGCTCCCGGCCGTCAGCGCACCCAGCGTGCGGAGGTAGTGACGCCGCTGCATCGACTCGCGTTGGCCCCCGACCGACTTATAGGCGTCCCCGGCTCTCCCGGTGAACAAAGCCTTTACCGGCGCCAGCGCGTAGCGAATGGTAATGGTACTCGACAATCTGGGGAGTTCCCTGCGCGGCACTCTCTCCAAACTTCAGGGGAAGTCCCGTCTCGACGAGGACGACGTCGAGGAGGTCGTCAAGGAGATTCAGCGCTCCTTGCTCCAGGCGGACGTCGACGTCGACCTCGTGATGGAGCTCTCGGACGCCATCGAGACGCGAGCGCTCGAAGAGGAACCACCGGGTGGCACCAGCGCCCGCGACCACGTCCTCAAAATCGTCTACGAAGAACTGGTCGACCTCATCGGCGACTCGACGGAGATTCCGCTCGAACCGCAGACCATCCTCCTCGCCGGCCTCCAGGGGTCGGGGAAGACCACCTCCGCGGCGAAGATGGCGTGGTGGTTCTCGAAGAAGGGACTCCGTCCCGCGGTCATCCAGACCGACACCTTCCGCCCCGGCGCGTACGAACAGGCCGAGCAGATGTCCGACCGTGCCGAGGTGGAGTTCTACGGCGACCCCGACTCGGACGACCCGGTCGAGATTGCCCGTGAAGGGTTGGAAGCGACTTCAGACGCCGACGTTCACATCGTCGACACGGCGGGTCGACACGCCCTCGAAGACGACCTCATCGACGAAATCGAGGAGATAGATTCGACGGTCGACCCCGACCGCTCCTTGCTCGTCCTCGACGCCGCCATCGGACAGGGCGCCAAAGACCAAGCCCAGCAGTTCGACGACTCCATCGGCATCGACGGCGTCGTCATCACGAAACTCGACGGGACAGCGAAAGGTGGCGGTGCGCTGACCGCCGTCAACGAGACGAATTCCTCTATCGCCTTCCTCGGGACCGGTGAGACGGTACAGGACATCGAGCGCTTCGAGCCCAACGGCTTCATCTCCCGACTGCTCGGGATGGGCGACCTCAAACAGCTCTCCGAGCGCGTCGAGCGCGCGATGGCCGAGACGGGCGACGAGGAGGACGACTGGGAGCCCCAAGACATCATGGAGGGGTCGTTCACCCTGAAGGACATGCAAAAGCAGATGGAGGCGATGAACAACATGGGGCCGCTCGACCAGGTGATGGACATGATTCCCGGCATGGGCGGCGGGCTGATGGACCAGTTGCCCGACGACGCGATGGACGTGACTCAGGACCGGATGCGAACCTTCGACGTCGCCATGGACTCGATGACCGAGGA
This DNA window, taken from Haloplanus vescus, encodes the following:
- a CDS encoding DUF7538 family protein, translating into MTGLDALADQEGWHVEGFAARVHYKGEGDRYAVEYYEPSDCVLYWKVKGDGETAVPVGRDTVPDPLRERVRIDLDAAGIDPDVEGRSL
- a CDS encoding YihY/virulence factor BrkB family protein, encoding MSARSRLALARRVVREVQARDVTLLAASIAYYAFVSLLPLLVLTTVVATAVGGAELRAAVLDLAGQYLLPVGQGVVGEALSNTTGRGGLTVVGVALLLWSSLKLFRGIDTAFARVYGSESRGLLGSLRIGVTVLGAVGAGALGGIALVGALTLFRTPVAALVPLLLFCVLVVALLPVYYLTPSTALSLRKALPGAIFCAVGWTGLGTGFALYAAVATTSGRFALYGVLGAILLLVTWFYLAGLVMLVGATLNAVLAEATVARNRQVQHSPDRDQQTTAMTGDDTRDDAEPSPAPDIEDLEDRLDEVRADLDEFESDVDARTVDRSDLEAELKAYVRNRMRRGHARGWGPYLVLLYGTAMTLGAFYLLNSDLLAVVAMIIIFLSTLGLYVLFVLFGLGLSALGSPVRLVRRFRR
- a CDS encoding phosphatase PAP2 family protein, which codes for MRHVVAAAADRGIGETSVVETAPDALVDLFGALTYLGDPVGLLVLVTAGYLLADHLDIGTPRMAAAIAIALGGFALTLALKHAFTLPRPPGAGTDGYGFPSGHAIGATVVYGGLVGLLSPRRIRSRHYWGAAGVIALVAASRVVIGVHYLVDVFVGVGVGVAYLAVATRVGPGWTPDRVTSVAVQRTFALAVGVGLVALSIDVVLDTVIAVAAAAGGWLGWRLAGDRALEATGSTRRLVASLAFLPVVAITAGTVVEGGVSLPVAAALAGGVVALILALPGLPLWSERSAA
- a CDS encoding signal recognition particle protein Srp54 gives rise to the protein MVLDNLGSSLRGTLSKLQGKSRLDEDDVEEVVKEIQRSLLQADVDVDLVMELSDAIETRALEEEPPGGTSARDHVLKIVYEELVDLIGDSTEIPLEPQTILLAGLQGSGKTTSAAKMAWWFSKKGLRPAVIQTDTFRPGAYEQAEQMSDRAEVEFYGDPDSDDPVEIAREGLEATSDADVHIVDTAGRHALEDDLIDEIEEIDSTVDPDRSLLVLDAAIGQGAKDQAQQFDDSIGIDGVVITKLDGTAKGGGALTAVNETNSSIAFLGTGETVQDIERFEPNGFISRLLGMGDLKQLSERVERAMAETGDEEDDWEPQDIMEGSFTLKDMQKQMEAMNNMGPLDQVMDMIPGMGGGLMDQLPDDAMDVTQDRMRTFDVAMDSMTEDELENPRTIGQERVERIARGAGVDEESIRELLEQHKMMERTIKQFQGMGDGDMQRMMKKMQQGDGGGGGGMGGMGGMGPFG
- the glnA gene encoding type I glutamate--ammonia ligase; this translates as MTDENMATDGGLTETEQEVIDEIEEENVDFLRMQFTDILGTVKNVSVPASQAEKAFTEGIYFDGSSIDGFVRIQESDMRLDPDPETFAVLPWRDDDEGATARLICDVIDTSTGEPFSGDPRGVLKSAIERANDMGYQVNMAPEPEFFLFEEDEDGRATTVTNDVGGYFDLAPKDLASDVRRDIIYGLESMGFDIEASHHEVAEGQHEINFTYDDALTTADNVATFRAVVRAIAAEHDLHATFMPKPIARINGSGMHTHMSLFTEDGENAFHDEDDEFNLSDTAKSYLAGVLEHAPAITAIANPTVNSYKRLVPGYEAPVYVAWSDRNRSALVRKPAARVPAASRIELRSPDPSCNPYLAFAAMIHAGLDGIENDLDCPDPVRENIYEFDAEKRDEYGITTLPSNLGEAVEAFEDDERIKSAMGEHVSEKFIEAKSQEFGEYIVEVSDWELDRYLEKF
- a CDS encoding class I SAM-dependent methyltransferase encodes the protein MSVQAEFDRWAAAGKDKGMEERHWHTAKEALARMPVEAGETVLDLGTGSGYALRALRETRDVGRSVGLDASTAMVDNARSYTDDPTLEFLAGDFEHLPFAADSIDHAWSMEAFYYAQDPAAVLSELRRVLRPGGTFFCAVNFFEESVHTHEWQDTVGVEMQLWDRQQYRESFREAGFHVAEQDTIPDREIDIPPADAFPTEDWESREAMVDRYRTWGTLLTVGVAP
- a CDS encoding DUF192 domain-containing protein — its product is MRRTTRLALVCCLVVGLAGCAGVGSTPTATDTQAPVTADATTTATPTATPEPVATPGSDYDTATVTISAENGTQVATVEAWVADDFGKRYTGLSETEALEPGQGMLFVHGQEGNHAYVMRNMDFPLDMVFIAENGTITTIHHAPLESDDDDLTQYSGRSKYVLEVPYGYTNETGVEVGDRVDIDR